In Fusobacterium periodonticum ATCC 33693, a single genomic region encodes these proteins:
- a CDS encoding AAA domain-containing protein, whose translation MDATKFDSLYEEEYYDEIDEYSEEYDEYYDNTDVIDNSNLIFYNKNICIRLNNNIEKNERLKKSEETLLKKFPKLKKLPTDNRMQLILEGMFPEGFEKQMYIRNLTFTNENGENKKLLGIRPKRTPGDFMEDYLPDEVSLLFKGRVVSKEFIVDSVFEIMDTELLSFEVGAIATPYWTPERIRANFLYDILVNANSVTKYTGEKLEEWKKYLAWKRELASRQIYGCKYFKVGFDREKKRLVFCLIFKNQEDFKNFKKYLNRDIQVFDNNYSKNKWYFDFIGDVNNKNKRFNSIDVGRYRGVIKEYYLKDNTEYFEDEYLVKEDDLMSEDYNEDNYEENSIERKIYNIFETPYIVQVAYDLNSRDLDEINQHNLDDEEITQYVYDNVLDNYYKDGFLALSAIGDFVLIRRFQQAIEQLERDQCYSPNLAMWLFNVRCARTPENYDVAINKWLNPKIEKNENQKEAVYKMLKAPDLCLIQGPPGTGKTTVIAEAIYQFVCKGNRVLIASQSNDAVDNALERLIDSPEIRAIRLGQKGRRKRKSEDSNTSKFAEDEALKYYYRALSTQISKNCLDLWNSLESNAVQYDTDIRDASLFYEDIANLNDVLSNLNQQQDKEKKKFNLLTEELENANDRNTKIEEDKHQYSLAEECLKGNSDSQFYLSDYVLKIFEENLNELIDDTIKKGIFLTPGKLNLDIIGLGTEQAYVYKISKNLKTIKGLYEKIKNAKGKDSSNNGEVIILESQLVEVKEKLLDNIDDTDAITEYRKKIKTLQKKIDELKFSSSIISISNIERAILHKDVISEIESGNTDKWFKIFEELIKKWKQALDITLISTKKAIDSLDKVDVSDIIKKREISQNDINKIKSDIEETENQLRSKKETLLKLREKYGIEAISANDIIEYIKLQKDKNIELLNEQRITRNNWEKTIRSFKERLDDVDSFKYDQEHYQQIYINACNVVGISCTDNMRNLSDNGYNDFDVVIIDEVSKATPPELLIPLMKARKAILVGDHRQLPPMFKEHEESYKEITINQDSIPEEIRDLLTQENFRRFKKMVTSSLFKDYFEQADEGIKHSLLVQYRMHTDIMDIINRFYEHRLSCGNSEAIEKLEKNHNLTIKGIDGSTFIKPEIHAYWIDSSSTPNNKPIYEIRPNNSTSNYNILEKYIVIELLKKIADAYKEQGYNKNNQKTVGVISFYQMQVNEIREAFRNAKKTYDFSAINVDINTVDRFQGKEKNIIITSLVRNNEKGRASKHVVAFERINVAFSRAQELLFIVGAKHMYENQAVQLPNMDMPGFKTAPVYKNIMDDLHRKGAFKDCNKIISPELEKEIITKYKEIGGKL comes from the coding sequence TGGATGCAACAAAATTTGATAGCTTGTATGAGGAAGAATACTATGATGAAATTGATGAATATAGCGAAGAATATGATGAGTATTATGATAACACAGATGTAATTGATAATTCTAATTTGATTTTTTATAATAAAAATATCTGTATTAGATTAAATAATAATATTGAAAAAAATGAAAGATTGAAAAAAAGTGAAGAGACCCTACTAAAAAAATTTCCTAAATTAAAAAAATTACCTACAGATAATAGAATGCAACTAATCTTGGAAGGAATGTTTCCAGAAGGTTTTGAAAAACAGATGTATATTAGAAACTTAACTTTTACTAATGAAAATGGAGAGAATAAAAAGTTGCTAGGAATTCGACCAAAAAGAACCCCTGGAGATTTTATGGAGGATTATTTACCTGATGAAGTATCTTTATTGTTTAAAGGACGCGTTGTTAGTAAAGAGTTTATAGTTGATTCTGTATTTGAAATTATGGATACTGAACTGTTAAGTTTTGAAGTAGGTGCTATTGCTACTCCATATTGGACACCTGAAAGAATTCGTGCTAATTTTCTCTATGATATTTTAGTTAATGCTAATTCTGTTACTAAATATACAGGTGAAAAACTTGAAGAATGGAAAAAGTATCTTGCTTGGAAAAGAGAATTAGCTAGCCGTCAAATTTACGGATGTAAGTACTTTAAAGTTGGATTTGATAGAGAAAAGAAAAGACTTGTTTTTTGTCTTATATTTAAAAATCAAGAAGACTTTAAAAACTTCAAAAAATATCTAAATAGAGATATTCAAGTTTTTGATAATAATTATTCCAAGAATAAATGGTATTTTGATTTTATAGGTGATGTAAACAATAAAAATAAAAGATTTAATAGTATAGATGTTGGTCGTTATAGAGGAGTGATTAAAGAATATTACCTTAAAGATAATACTGAATATTTTGAAGATGAATATCTTGTTAAAGAAGATGATCTTATGAGTGAAGATTATAATGAAGATAATTATGAGGAAAATAGTATTGAAAGAAAGATTTACAATATTTTTGAAACTCCTTATATAGTACAAGTAGCATATGATCTTAATTCTCGTGACCTTGATGAAATAAATCAACATAATTTAGATGATGAAGAAATAACTCAGTATGTATATGACAATGTTTTAGACAATTATTATAAAGATGGATTTTTAGCTTTATCTGCTATTGGAGATTTTGTTCTTATTAGAAGATTTCAACAAGCAATTGAACAACTAGAAAGAGATCAATGTTATTCTCCTAATCTTGCAATGTGGCTATTTAATGTTAGATGTGCAAGAACTCCTGAGAATTATGATGTAGCTATAAATAAGTGGCTTAATCCTAAAATTGAAAAAAATGAAAATCAAAAAGAAGCCGTTTATAAGATGCTAAAAGCACCTGATCTTTGCTTAATTCAAGGCCCTCCTGGAACTGGGAAAACAACTGTTATAGCAGAAGCTATTTATCAATTTGTTTGTAAAGGGAATAGAGTACTAATTGCATCTCAATCAAATGATGCTGTAGATAATGCACTGGAAAGACTTATTGACTCTCCAGAAATCAGAGCTATTAGATTGGGACAGAAAGGAAGAAGAAAAAGAAAGTCTGAAGATTCAAATACAAGTAAATTTGCTGAAGATGAGGCACTTAAGTACTATTATCGTGCTTTATCAACTCAGATATCAAAAAATTGTCTTGACTTATGGAATTCTCTTGAAAGTAATGCTGTTCAATACGATACAGATATTCGTGATGCAAGTCTATTTTATGAGGATATTGCAAATTTAAATGATGTTTTATCTAATTTAAATCAACAACAAGATAAAGAAAAGAAAAAATTTAACCTTTTAACTGAAGAATTAGAAAATGCAAATGATAGAAATACTAAAATTGAAGAAGATAAACATCAGTATTCTTTAGCAGAAGAATGTTTAAAAGGTAACTCTGACTCTCAATTTTATCTATCAGACTATGTACTTAAAATTTTTGAAGAAAATTTAAATGAACTTATTGATGATACAATAAAAAAAGGAATTTTCTTAACTCCAGGTAAGCTTAATCTTGATATAATAGGGCTTGGTACAGAACAAGCTTACGTATATAAGATATCAAAGAATCTAAAAACTATTAAGGGATTATATGAAAAAATTAAAAATGCTAAAGGAAAAGATAGCAGTAATAATGGAGAAGTAATAATTCTTGAGTCTCAACTAGTTGAAGTAAAGGAGAAATTACTTGATAACATAGATGATACAGATGCTATTACAGAGTATAGAAAAAAAATAAAAACTCTTCAAAAAAAAATTGACGAACTTAAGTTTTCTTCTTCTATAATTAGCATCTCTAACATAGAACGTGCTATTTTACACAAAGATGTCATTAGTGAAATTGAATCTGGTAATACAGATAAATGGTTTAAAATATTTGAAGAATTAATAAAAAAATGGAAACAAGCATTGGATATTACTTTGATTTCTACAAAGAAAGCTATAGATTCTTTAGATAAGGTTGATGTTTCTGATATCATAAAAAAAAGAGAGATTTCTCAAAATGATATAAATAAAATTAAAAGTGATATAGAAGAAACTGAAAATCAACTTCGTTCAAAAAAAGAGACTTTACTCAAATTACGTGAGAAATATGGAATAGAAGCAATATCAGCTAATGATATTATAGAGTATATCAAGTTGCAAAAAGACAAAAATATAGAACTACTTAATGAACAAAGAATTACTAGAAATAATTGGGAAAAAACAATTAGAAGTTTTAAAGAACGTTTAGATGATGTTGATTCTTTTAAATATGATCAAGAACATTATCAACAAATTTATATAAATGCATGTAATGTTGTGGGTATTTCTTGTACTGATAATATGAGAAATCTTTCTGACAATGGATATAATGATTTTGATGTTGTAATTATTGATGAAGTTAGTAAAGCAACTCCACCAGAATTACTTATTCCATTAATGAAGGCACGTAAAGCCATATTAGTAGGAGATCATAGACAGTTACCACCAATGTTTAAAGAGCATGAGGAATCATATAAAGAAATAACTATAAATCAAGATAGTATACCTGAAGAAATAAGAGACTTACTTACTCAAGAAAATTTTAGAAGATTTAAAAAAATGGTTACTTCATCTTTGTTTAAGGACTATTTTGAACAAGCAGATGAAGGCATAAAACACTCACTACTTGTGCAATATCGTATGCACACAGATATTATGGATATAATTAATAGATTCTATGAACACCGTCTATCATGTGGAAATTCAGAAGCAATAGAAAAATTAGAAAAAAATCATAATTTAACCATCAAAGGCATAGATGGAAGTACATTTATAAAACCAGAGATACATGCCTATTGGATTGATTCTTCTTCTACTCCAAATAATAAACCTATTTATGAAATAAGACCTAATAACAGTACTTCTAATTATAATATTTTAGAAAAATATATTGTAATAGAGCTATTAAAGAAAATAGCTGATGCCTATAAAGAACAAGGGTATAATAAGAATAATCAAAAAACAGTTGGAGTTATTAGTTTTTATCAAATGCAGGTTAATGAAATTAGAGAGGCCTTTCGTAATGCTAAAAAAACTTATGATTTCTCAGCTATTAATGTAGATATAAACACTGTTGATAGATTTCAAGGTAAAGAAAAAAATATTATCATTACAAGCTTAGTAAGAAATAACGAAAAAGGAAGAGCTAGTAAGCATGTGGTTGCATTTGAACGTATTAATGTGGCATTTTCACGGGCTCAAGAACTTCTTTTTATTGTAGGAGCAAAACATATGTATGAGAATCAAGCTGTACAACTCCCTAATATGGATATGCCTGGATTTAAAACTGCACCAGTATATAAAAATATTATGGATGATTTACATAGAAAGGGGGCTTTCAAGGACTGTAATAAAATTATTAGTCCTGAACTTGAGAAAGAAATTATTACTAAATATAAAGAAATAGGTGGTAAATTATGA
- a CDS encoding PIN domain-containing protein: MNFTEIILSYPCIKYRAEVSHFTSRKSTAIEWVILEAINKCEKFPDYSGISIANFFEKLFTISDADLLIRPVLISLQDIGAIIISGIDDETELNTVAMNNLRLTPTGRKMQSLGLLPGVSSQEIFSIYYDLVEGVLKEEINLYKKKSTGISIIDNPNEHKFPEGTIREWFSKIQNNKKQSKFNWLTPTTKIETIYPLDSELYWKNITKKVELVDGMKWKISGMEDQNIDEISLKKFDIPYPNELKNLPHIEIKNPDVEIEKLVSIDEINNLIGEFIKKDDLFCVEAKYYQDVKINQPNKKNIRIGIVFGADKFEVKKSKMQLIICIPDCELNNQGLYFNTSNSVKACITTVSAGEVSKDIAIAYIPKEYKNNLSNAIVTTVDKYYTQNNIILFALYEIGLKDLFLEYVTNIVSENKKLDDKAKIIESFNQKSKEFYGKNLISATDKENFLIDKDYIIEHSKNIETAKKIINDYAEINIFKQDDTLFQKMLQIVIEHVGVQDSLEDIWSFWKVIASTKKAHINWITKMELQKYLYSEKSILNFFNRFKAENLFEIDKYTIVEKTILNLKRISLQVEKLIPELNLYQTVSNEKYNETVLAHKNILKELYEEVRQWKKEEEEFINKVFNLDEFLKTDNPFMNVKNNIDGLRNALATFFDDSFMKFSKVYIVDTCTLLNEPNLISWFDGKKTLLVIPMIVLDELDGLKNSEDEEIAKKAREIIRNISKYSNCDWLNIKESSYPELISKDLDKERNDNKILSIAIKYCTKKPILLTDDTNFGNIAIANNIETMNLESYLTTKQEEKTANKDNKKKNKKKKK; this comes from the coding sequence ATGAATTTTACAGAAATAATCCTATCATATCCCTGTATAAAATATAGAGCTGAGGTTTCTCATTTTACTTCTAGAAAATCTACTGCTATTGAATGGGTTATTTTAGAAGCTATTAATAAGTGTGAAAAATTCCCAGATTATTCTGGAATTTCTATTGCTAATTTTTTTGAAAAACTATTTACAATTTCTGATGCTGATTTGTTAATTCGTCCAGTATTAATTTCACTTCAAGATATTGGAGCAATCATTATTTCTGGAATTGATGATGAAACTGAACTTAATACAGTTGCTATGAACAATTTAAGATTAACTCCAACAGGACGTAAAATGCAATCCCTAGGATTATTACCTGGAGTTTCTTCTCAAGAAATTTTTTCTATTTACTACGATCTTGTAGAAGGAGTCTTAAAGGAAGAAATAAATCTTTATAAGAAAAAATCTACAGGTATTTCTATCATTGATAATCCAAATGAGCATAAATTTCCAGAAGGGACAATAAGAGAATGGTTTTCAAAAATTCAAAATAATAAAAAACAAAGTAAATTTAATTGGCTTACACCTACTACAAAAATAGAAACTATTTATCCTTTGGATTCTGAGTTATATTGGAAAAATATTACTAAAAAAGTTGAACTTGTTGATGGAATGAAATGGAAAATTTCTGGTATGGAAGACCAAAATATAGATGAAATAAGCCTAAAAAAATTTGATATTCCCTATCCAAATGAGTTAAAAAATTTACCACATATTGAGATAAAAAATCCAGATGTGGAAATAGAAAAATTAGTATCAATTGATGAAATAAACAACCTTATAGGAGAATTCATAAAAAAAGATGATTTATTCTGTGTTGAAGCAAAATATTATCAGGATGTAAAAATTAATCAACCAAATAAAAAAAATATTAGAATAGGAATAGTATTTGGTGCTGATAAATTTGAAGTTAAAAAATCAAAAATGCAATTAATTATTTGTATTCCAGATTGTGAGTTAAATAATCAAGGTTTATATTTTAATACTAGCAACTCAGTAAAAGCTTGTATAACAACTGTATCAGCTGGAGAAGTGTCTAAAGATATCGCAATTGCATATATTCCAAAAGAATATAAAAATAATTTATCTAATGCCATAGTAACTACAGTAGATAAATATTACACTCAAAATAATATTATATTATTTGCACTTTATGAAATTGGTTTAAAAGACTTATTTTTAGAATATGTCACTAACATAGTCTCTGAAAATAAAAAACTTGATGATAAAGCTAAAATTATTGAATCATTTAATCAAAAAAGTAAAGAGTTTTATGGAAAAAATTTAATTTCAGCTACAGATAAAGAAAATTTTCTTATAGATAAAGATTATATTATTGAACACAGCAAAAATATAGAAACTGCAAAAAAAATAATAAATGACTATGCTGAAATTAATATTTTTAAACAAGATGATACTTTATTCCAAAAAATGTTACAAATTGTTATTGAACATGTTGGAGTACAGGATTCATTGGAAGATATTTGGAGTTTCTGGAAAGTAATTGCATCTACTAAAAAGGCTCATATAAACTGGATTACAAAAATGGAATTACAAAAGTATTTGTACTCTGAAAAAAGTATTCTTAATTTCTTCAATAGATTTAAAGCGGAGAATCTTTTTGAAATAGATAAATACACAATTGTAGAGAAAACTATTCTCAATTTGAAAAGAATATCTCTTCAAGTTGAAAAATTAATTCCTGAATTAAATTTATACCAAACAGTAAGTAATGAAAAATATAATGAGACAGTACTTGCACATAAGAATATTTTAAAAGAACTCTATGAAGAAGTTAGACAATGGAAAAAAGAGGAAGAAGAATTTATAAATAAAGTATTTAATTTAGATGAATTTCTTAAAACAGACAATCCATTTATGAATGTTAAGAACAATATAGATGGTTTAAGAAATGCACTTGCTACATTCTTTGATGATTCATTCATGAAATTTAGTAAAGTGTATATAGTAGATACTTGTACACTACTGAATGAGCCTAATCTAATTTCATGGTTTGATGGAAAGAAAACTTTGTTAGTTATCCCAATGATTGTATTGGATGAATTGGATGGACTTAAAAATTCAGAGGATGAGGAAATAGCTAAGAAAGCTAGAGAGATAATTAGAAATATAAGTAAATATAGCAATTGTGACTGGTTAAATATTAAAGAATCAAGTTATCCTGAGTTAATATCAAAAGATTTAGATAAAGAAAGAAATGATAATAAAATTCTTTCAATTGCAATTAAATATTGTACAAAGAAACCAATACTTTTAACTGATGATACTAACTTTGGAAATATTGCTATTGCCAACAATATTGAAACTATGAATCTTGAGTCATATTTAACTACAAAACAAGAAGAAAAAACAGCAAATAAAGATAATAAAAAGAAAAATAAGAAAAAAAAGAAATAA
- a CDS encoding AAA family ATPase, giving the protein MADRELNLWIERFSRDIGYKSSIIVFGNTADIMLNPKNSGKYDSVINTLISYIRDKGFKQVIKWDRIDGIDYTVSDKVTDVDNENSQETTANSYDLGDFNTSDNTTQNGNCYKSPDNFFPYMLNVMKNSYQKTAFVLDYSDYIFGNVNSLSEKERDYLATLGKTLEVSQSYNMLDSNFANIGNIIVIVAHNNAMIPPAYYLNNSMVSSVSIPMPGHNEREHFIDTNRACLNITQDIISDKTAKDDLIDALDGFSLKDIAQMMKLSRQMSERMTFEKLINLFKYGEKVSPWEELSKDKIERIEEELGKRVKGQDAAISKVKDVIIRAYTGFSGLQHSSKQKKPKGTLFFVGPTGVGKTELAKSLASFVFGDENACIRFDMSEYNHEHSDQRLVGAPPGYVGYEAGGQLTNAVKEKPFCVLLFDEIEKAHGRILDKFLQILEDGRLTDGKGETVYFSETIIIFTSNIGAAEVDSNMNPKEVKKEFVKKVQDHFIKVLRRPELLNRIGDNIVAFNFIDDPDVFTKIAKLKFKTIENFVEERYGAKIDFEDEDKIFASIGEKAGKQNGGRGLLNVMETVIINPLSEFIFERSDMLRSKKIIIKQLFPDKPELCLFDFELK; this is encoded by the coding sequence ATGGCAGATAGAGAATTAAATCTTTGGATTGAACGTTTTAGTAGAGATATAGGTTATAAATCTTCTATTATTGTTTTTGGAAATACAGCTGATATAATGCTTAATCCTAAAAATTCTGGAAAATATGATTCTGTAATCAATACACTTATTTCTTATATACGGGATAAAGGATTTAAACAAGTTATTAAATGGGATCGTATTGATGGAATAGATTATACTGTTTCAGATAAAGTTACTGATGTTGACAATGAAAATTCTCAAGAAACTACAGCAAATAGTTATGACTTAGGAGATTTTAATACTAGTGATAATACAACTCAAAATGGAAATTGCTATAAATCACCTGATAATTTTTTCCCATACATGTTAAATGTTATGAAAAATAGTTACCAGAAAACTGCCTTTGTTCTAGATTATTCTGATTATATATTTGGAAATGTAAACTCACTATCAGAAAAAGAAAGAGACTATCTAGCAACTTTAGGAAAAACCCTTGAAGTAAGTCAATCATATAATATGCTAGACTCTAATTTTGCTAATATAGGAAATATTATAGTTATTGTTGCACACAATAATGCAATGATTCCTCCAGCATATTATTTGAATAACTCTATGGTTAGTTCTGTAAGTATTCCAATGCCTGGACACAATGAAAGAGAACATTTCATTGATACAAATAGAGCCTGTTTAAATATTACTCAAGATATTATTTCAGATAAAACAGCAAAAGATGATCTTATTGATGCATTAGATGGTTTTTCACTAAAAGATATTGCACAAATGATGAAATTATCACGTCAAATGAGTGAAAGAATGACATTTGAGAAACTTATAAACTTATTTAAATATGGTGAAAAAGTAAGTCCTTGGGAAGAATTATCAAAGGATAAAATAGAACGTATAGAGGAAGAACTTGGAAAAAGAGTAAAAGGACAAGATGCTGCAATCTCTAAAGTTAAAGATGTAATCATAAGAGCATATACTGGCTTTTCAGGTTTACAACATTCTTCTAAACAAAAAAAACCAAAGGGTACTTTATTTTTTGTTGGACCAACAGGAGTTGGTAAGACAGAGCTTGCAAAATCCTTAGCTAGCTTTGTATTTGGTGATGAAAATGCATGTATTCGTTTTGATATGTCTGAGTATAACCATGAGCATAGCGATCAAAGATTAGTTGGGGCTCCTCCTGGATATGTTGGATATGAGGCTGGGGGACAATTAACAAATGCTGTAAAAGAAAAACCTTTCTGTGTTTTGTTGTTTGATGAAATAGAGAAGGCTCATGGTAGAATTCTAGATAAGTTCCTACAAATATTAGAAGATGGTAGACTTACTGATGGAAAAGGTGAAACTGTCTATTTCTCAGAAACAATTATCATTTTTACTTCTAATATAGGTGCTGCAGAAGTTGATTCAAATATGAATCCTAAAGAAGTCAAAAAGGAATTTGTTAAAAAAGTTCAAGATCATTTTATTAAAGTACTTAGAAGACCTGAATTGCTGAATCGTATTGGGGATAATATTGTTGCATTCAACTTTATTGATGATCCAGATGTATTTACAAAAATTGCAAAACTTAAATTTAAGACAATAGAGAACTTTGTTGAAGAAAGATATGGGGCAAAAATTGATTTTGAAGATGAAGATAAAATATTTGCTTCTATTGGAGAAAAAGCTGGAAAACAAAATGGTGGAAGAGGACTTTTGAATGTTATGGAAACTGTCATTATTAATCCATTATCAGAATTTATATTTGAACGTTCTGATATGTTGAGAAGTAAAAAAATCATAATTAAACAGTTATTTCCAGATAAACCAGAATTATGTCTTTTTGATTTTGAATTAAAGTAG
- a CDS encoding 4Fe-4S single cluster domain-containing protein, protein MAYLNLASIRMCTESEGPGKRFAIWVQGCKKRCPGCCNPDMQEIRKNIIVDTADLIELIQESMSINEIEGLSFIGGEPILQAEGLSEVAMWAHSVGLTVLLFSGYLYDELQAMNNKSINNLLAHTDLLIDGIFIQEEYDTERDWIGSKNQKVHFLTKAYEAGIEYEKQERQMEVLISEEDILVNGWPY, encoded by the coding sequence ATGGCTTATCTAAATCTTGCCTCTATTAGAATGTGTACTGAGTCTGAGGGACCAGGAAAAAGATTTGCTATTTGGGTTCAAGGATGTAAAAAAAGATGTCCAGGATGTTGTAATCCAGATATGCAAGAAATTAGAAAAAATATAATAGTAGATACAGCTGATTTAATTGAACTTATTCAAGAGTCTATGTCAATAAATGAAATTGAAGGATTGTCTTTTATAGGCGGTGAACCTATACTACAAGCTGAAGGACTTAGTGAAGTTGCAATGTGGGCTCATTCTGTTGGGCTCACAGTACTTTTGTTTTCTGGTTATTTATATGATGAATTACAAGCAATGAACAACAAAAGTATTAATAACTTGCTTGCTCATACTGATTTACTTATTGATGGAATATTTATTCAAGAAGAATATGATACAGAACGAGATTGGATTGGCTCAAAAAATCAAAAAGTTCATTTTTTGACTAAGGCTTATGAAGCAGGTATTGAGTATGAGAAACAGGAACGGCAAATGGAAGTTTTAATATCTGAAGAAGACATTCTAGTAAATGGTTGGCCATATTAA
- a CDS encoding VOC family protein translates to MLKSFYPVLMLDKIREQADFFINFFNFEESFVCDWYISLKNDNGFELALIDSQHETIPNNYRHMTKGIILNFEVDDVDKIYNSIKDKVNIVYDIKDEDFGQRHFIVEGPNEILIDVIQPIPPSEEFLKNYL, encoded by the coding sequence ATGTTAAAAAGTTTTTACCCTGTTTTAATGTTAGATAAAATAAGAGAACAAGCTGATTTTTTTATTAATTTTTTTAATTTTGAAGAAAGTTTTGTATGTGATTGGTATATAAGTCTAAAAAATGATAATGGTTTTGAATTAGCCTTAATTGATAGTCAACATGAAACAATTCCTAATAATTATAGACATATGACAAAAGGGATTATTTTAAATTTTGAAGTTGATGATGTAGATAAAATATATAATTCTATAAAAGATAAAGTAAATATTGTTTATGATATCAAAGATGAAGATTTTGGACAAAGACATTTTATTGTAGAAGGGCCTAATGAAATATTAATTGATGTTATACAACCAATTCCTCCAAGTGAAGAATTCTTAAAAAATTACTTATAA
- a CDS encoding TetR/AcrR family transcriptional regulator, whose protein sequence is MEENNKKKIISAQTKNTLINIAKKNFTEYGFAHTNLEMIVKEANMTRGAVYHHFKNKKDLFLAVLEQIQIDTGKYIEEKASLSNDLWEQLILGCIAFIEFATLSENSRILLIDAPNIIGWTEWKKSDENNSEFYLKEHLSLLKQERILIDTNINLVTHMISGALNELSLYIAKTSPINHEELYITIVNLLKGFKVENI, encoded by the coding sequence ATGGAAGAAAATAATAAAAAGAAAATTATTTCTGCTCAAACTAAAAATACTTTGATTAATATTGCTAAAAAAAATTTTACAGAATATGGTTTTGCTCATACAAATCTTGAAATGATTGTAAAAGAAGCTAATATGACGCGAGGGGCTGTTTACCATCATTTTAAAAATAAAAAAGACTTATTTCTAGCTGTATTAGAACAAATACAAATAGATACTGGAAAATATATTGAAGAAAAAGCTAGTTTATCAAATGATCTTTGGGAACAGCTTATTTTAGGTTGTATTGCATTTATAGAATTTGCAACTTTAAGTGAAAATTCTCGTATACTGTTGATTGATGCTCCTAATATAATTGGTTGGACTGAATGGAAAAAATCTGATGAAAATAACTCTGAATTCTATTTAAAAGAGCATTTAAGTCTTTTAAAACAAGAAAGAATTTTAATAGATACAAATATTAATTTAGTTACTCATATGATTTCTGGAGCATTAAATGAACTATCTTTATATATTGCAAAAACTTCACCTATTAATCATGAAGAATTATATATAACTATTGTTAACTTATTAAAAGGATTTAAAGTTGAAAATATTTAA
- a CDS encoding Rrf2 family transcriptional regulator, which produces MDTKFSIALHILAYIEETDNTVTSELLAKSVGTNASHIRKILTLLKDVNIIESQQGKKGIALKIKANELSLDKIYLGVYPEKELLHIHDTANQDCPVGATIKEALLPIFEESERQLILNLKSKTLKSLIEDMYEIHNKKG; this is translated from the coding sequence ATGGATACAAAATTTTCAATAGCACTTCATATTTTAGCTTATATAGAAGAAACTGATAATACAGTTACATCTGAACTTTTAGCAAAAAGTGTAGGAACAAATGCGAGTCATATTAGAAAAATTCTTACCTTATTAAAAGATGTAAACATCATTGAAAGCCAACAAGGTAAAAAAGGAATTGCCTTGAAGATAAAAGCAAATGAATTGAGCTTAGATAAAATTTATTTGGGAGTATATCCAGAAAAAGAGCTCCTTCATATACATGATACAGCAAACCAAGATTGTCCAGTAGGTGCAACTATTAAGGAAGCTTTACTTCCAATATTTGAAGAGTCAGAAAGACAATTAATTTTAAATTTAAAGTCTAAAACATTAAAATCATTAATTGAAGATATGTATGAAATACATAACAAGAAAGGATAA